From Chelonia mydas isolate rCheMyd1 chromosome 22, rCheMyd1.pri.v2, whole genome shotgun sequence, the proteins below share one genomic window:
- the PTS gene encoding 6-pyruvoyl tetrahydrobiopterin synthase, whose product MPPPPPGRPPARTARVSRCLSFSACHRLHSKSLSDEENLKLFGKCNNPNGHGHNYKVVVTVRGEIDPTSGMVINLTDLKEYMQEAIMEPLDHKNLDKDVAYFADVVSTTENVAVYIWENLQKRLPAGTLYKVKVYETDQNIVVYKGEETTPEK is encoded by the exons atgccgccgccgccccccggcAGGCCCCCGGCCCGCACCGCGCGGGTCTCCCGCTGCCTCAGCTTCAGCGCCTGCCACCGGCTGCACAG taagTCACTGAGTGATGAAGAAAACCTGAAACTCTTTGGGAAATGCAACAATCCAAATGGACATGGACACAACTATAAAG TTGTAGTGACTGTGCGTGGAGAG ATTGATCCTACCTCAGGAATGGTTATAAACCTGACAGACCTGAAAGAATATATGCAG GAAGCCATCATGGAGCCACTTGACCACAAGAACCTGGATAAAGACGTGGCTTACTTTGCTGATGTTGTCAG TACAACTGAGAATGTGGCAGTGTACATCTGGGAAAACCTCCAGAAGCGCCTGCCTGCAGGGACTCTTTATAAAGTCAAAGTGTATGAAACGGACCAGAACATCGTTGTGTACAAGGGGGAAGAGACGACTCCTGAGAAATGA